One part of the Methylobacterium mesophilicum SR1.6/6 genome encodes these proteins:
- a CDS encoding class II glutamine amidotransferase, whose product MCELLGMSANVPTDIRFSFAGLARRGGETGPHADGWGISFYDGRTCRSFHEPEPSARSQLARLLRDMPIKSRIVVAHVRKANRGRVSLENTHPFSRELWGRRWTFAHNGQLKGVKKLPLGGFMPIGSTDSEHAFCWMLGRLQARFRALPRPETLDRAVADLAAELHALGVFNMLLTDSRTLYAHCGKRLCYLTRCAPFGKATLIDEDWQVDFAQETTEHDVVTVIATQPLTRDECWTDLARGDVLTLRDGAIRLLRPANLA is encoded by the coding sequence ATGTGCGAACTGCTCGGCATGAGCGCCAACGTGCCGACCGACATCCGCTTCTCCTTCGCGGGCCTGGCCCGGCGCGGCGGCGAGACCGGGCCGCATGCCGACGGCTGGGGCATCAGCTTCTACGACGGCCGCACCTGCCGCAGCTTCCACGAGCCGGAGCCGAGCGCCCGCTCGCAGCTCGCCCGGCTGCTCCGCGACATGCCGATCAAGAGCCGGATCGTCGTCGCCCATGTCCGCAAGGCCAATCGCGGCCGGGTCAGCCTGGAGAACACCCACCCGTTCTCCCGGGAATTGTGGGGCCGCCGCTGGACCTTCGCGCATAACGGCCAGCTCAAGGGCGTGAAGAAGCTGCCGCTCGGCGGCTTCATGCCGATCGGCTCCACCGACAGCGAGCACGCCTTCTGCTGGATGCTCGGCCGGCTCCAGGCCCGGTTCCGCGCCCTGCCCCGCCCCGAGACCCTCGACCGGGCCGTGGCCGACCTCGCGGCCGAGCTGCACGCGCTCGGCGTGTTCAACATGCTGCTCACCGACAGCCGCACCCTCTACGCCCATTGCGGCAAGCGCCTCTGCTACCTGACCCGCTGCGCCCCCTTCGGCAAGGCCACCCTGATCGACGAGGACTGGCAGGTCGACTTCGCGCAGGAGACCACCGAGCACGACGTGGTGACGGTCATCGCCACCCAGCCCCTCACCCGGGACGAGTGCTGGACCGACCTCGCCCGCGGCGACGTCCTGACGCTCCGGGACGGGGCGATCCGCCTTTTGAGACCGGCAAACTTAGCTTAA
- the nrfD gene encoding NrfD/PsrC family molybdoenzyme membrane anchor subunit: protein MSGALLGGTPPGPLIRPEETLQGIGGAVTAIPLTHPGNRRWWIAFAGAASLLGLFALTLAYLLYAGPGIWANNNAVVWALDIASYDWWIGVASGSLLVSAVLLLLGAEWRGAVNRVAETLALLATAAAGLYPIIHLGRPWFFFWNLPYPNTYDLWPQFRSPLLWDAIDIVSFLVICVSLWFIGLLPDLATLRDRAFAEAMRQADIKAPTRKLALLRAQVYGILASGWRGSAAHWQIWVPGLPDCGAARRAAGGLGPDRRLGDAGGLADARLAQHAAAGELPGERGLFRCRRHGGDRDADPPRLRPRRPGDRPPSRCARTPAALPRLRQCLLLRGRVLRHVPQRRRRGARRPASAHDR, encoded by the coding sequence GTGTCCGGCGCCCTGCTCGGCGGCACGCCCCCCGGCCCCCTGATCCGGCCGGAGGAAACCCTCCAGGGGATCGGCGGCGCTGTGACCGCGATCCCGCTGACCCATCCGGGCAACCGGCGCTGGTGGATCGCCTTCGCGGGGGCGGCCTCGCTCCTCGGCCTGTTCGCCCTCACGCTCGCCTACCTGCTCTATGCCGGCCCCGGGATCTGGGCGAACAACAACGCCGTTGTCTGGGCGCTGGACATCGCGAGCTACGATTGGTGGATCGGCGTCGCCTCCGGCAGCCTGCTGGTCTCCGCGGTCCTGCTCCTGCTCGGGGCGGAATGGCGCGGGGCGGTGAACCGCGTCGCCGAGACCCTGGCGCTTCTGGCCACCGCGGCGGCCGGGCTCTACCCGATCATCCATCTCGGGCGGCCATGGTTCTTCTTCTGGAACCTGCCCTACCCCAACACCTACGATCTCTGGCCGCAATTCCGCTCGCCGCTGCTCTGGGACGCGATCGACATCGTGTCGTTCCTGGTGATCTGCGTGAGCCTGTGGTTCATCGGCCTGCTGCCGGATCTGGCGACCCTGCGCGACCGTGCCTTCGCCGAGGCGATGCGTCAGGCCGACATCAAGGCGCCGACCCGCAAGCTCGCGCTGCTGCGCGCCCAGGTCTACGGCATCCTCGCCTCGGGCTGGCGCGGCTCGGCGGCCCACTGGCAGATCTGGGTCCCAGGCCTACCGGACTGTGGCGCTGCTCGGCGTGCTGCTGGTGGTCTCGGTCCAGACCGGCGCCTCGGTGATGCTGGCGGGCTCGCTGATGCCCGGCTGGCACAGCACGCTGCTGCCGGTGAGCTTCCTGGTGAACGCGGTCTATTCCGGTGTCGGCGTCACGGCGGTGATCGTGATGCTGATCCGCCTCGTCTACGGCCTCGACGCCCTGGTGACCGCCCGCCATCTCGATGTGCTCGGACGCCTGCTGCTCTGCCTCGGCTGCGCCAGTGCCTACTGCTACGCGGCCGAGTACTTCGACACGTTCCTCAACGGCGACGCCGAGGGGCGCGGCGTCCTGCTTCGGCGCATGACCGGTGA
- a CDS encoding c-type cytochrome yields MRIARLRTGLLILLVLAPLAACGEADMADQARAKTWDKNPFFPRDITMRQPVAGTVPRSDPAQPMPQPKTISRDLLDRGRQRYTVFCTPCHGQDGRGAGMIVARGFPHAGDLTGEALRRTSAADLYDAISNGRKAMFGMAQMIPSADRWAIVAYVRALQLSQDAPVASLPAEDRARLEAAR; encoded by the coding sequence ATGAGGATCGCCCGTCTCCGCACCGGGCTGCTCATTCTCCTCGTCCTGGCGCCCCTGGCGGCCTGCGGCGAGGCTGACATGGCCGATCAGGCCCGGGCCAAGACCTGGGACAAGAATCCGTTCTTCCCCCGGGACATCACCATGCGCCAGCCGGTGGCCGGAACGGTGCCCCGCAGCGATCCCGCGCAGCCCATGCCCCAGCCGAAGACCATCAGCCGGGACCTGCTCGACCGCGGCCGGCAGCGCTACACGGTGTTCTGCACGCCCTGCCACGGCCAGGATGGGCGCGGCGCCGGCATGATCGTGGCGCGCGGCTTCCCGCATGCCGGCGACCTGACGGGCGAGGCCCTGCGCAGGACCTCCGCGGCCGACCTCTACGACGCGATCTCGAACGGCCGGAAGGCGATGTTCGGCATGGCGCAGATGATTCCGTCGGCCGACCGCTGGGCGATCGTGGCCTATGTCCGCGCCCTTCAGCTCAGCCAGGACGCTCCGGTCGCCAGTCTCCCGGCAGAAGACCGGGCGCGATTGGAGGCGGCACGATGA
- a CDS encoding c-type cytochrome, with amino-acid sequence MWKFQHPTGQSEINDLHLPIGQPVRLRIISQDVIHALYLPAVRMQVAALPDRYTDLWFKADKTGTYHLYCSEYCGTDHSVMGGEVTFMNPGDYQDWLTHAGAQQGKVAAGRALYEAYGCAGCHEPGSSVKAPSLAGLYGSQVRLADGRTVTADEGWMREKILNPNGDRLAGGGKQVMPSFAGRIPADELATVIEFLKSYPTAKAADATPAGATR; translated from the coding sequence ATGTGGAAGTTCCAGCATCCCACCGGTCAGTCCGAGATCAACGACCTGCATCTCCCGATCGGCCAACCGGTCCGTCTGCGCATCATCAGCCAGGACGTCATCCACGCCCTCTACCTGCCGGCGGTGCGGATGCAGGTCGCCGCCCTGCCCGACCGCTATACCGATCTGTGGTTCAAGGCGGACAAGACCGGCACCTACCATCTCTACTGCTCCGAGTATTGCGGCACCGACCATTCCGTGATGGGCGGCGAGGTCACCTTCATGAACCCCGGCGACTATCAGGACTGGCTGACCCACGCGGGCGCCCAGCAGGGCAAGGTCGCGGCCGGCCGCGCCCTTTACGAGGCCTATGGCTGCGCCGGCTGCCACGAGCCCGGCTCGTCCGTGAAGGCGCCCAGCCTCGCGGGCCTGTACGGATCGCAGGTGAGGCTCGCCGACGGCCGCACCGTCACGGCGGATGAAGGGTGGATGCGCGAAAAAATCCTGAACCCGAACGGCGACCGTCTTGCCGGAGGGGGCAAGCAGGTCATGCCGAGCTTCGCCGGCCGGATCCCGGCGGACGAACTCGCGACCGTGATCGAGTTCCTGAAATCCTATCCGACTGCCAAGGCCGCGGACGCGACGCCGGCGGGGGCGACACGATGA
- a CDS encoding DUF3341 domain-containing protein: MVLVVTLTQDFLPSSKLPYSTDVWGIATFAGSVGLFLTLLLLFLRYLPAVSIVESRRLALAEAPAAREAAREASSRAAARPEEKPVAAPLWGVSATFSSQGDLAAALQALSGISSDHVHLDGHGPVPMPRTLRALGHEGRSILPYALAGALLGGAGFFAMCVYATAYDYVFLIGGRPRLSWPSFVVPSISFAMMAGCVAIHLALLVLNRLPRLNHPAFNIPGFLRASEDRFFLSAEARGDRFDAARIERRLASLPAEAGRPLEIRRIPR, encoded by the coding sequence ATGGTCCTGGTCGTCACCCTGACGCAGGATTTTCTGCCGTCCTCGAAGCTCCCCTACTCGACGGACGTGTGGGGCATCGCCACCTTCGCGGGCTCGGTCGGCCTGTTCCTCACCCTGCTGCTCCTGTTCCTGCGCTACCTCCCGGCCGTCTCGATCGTCGAGAGCCGCCGCCTTGCCCTCGCGGAGGCTCCGGCCGCGCGGGAAGCCGCCCGCGAGGCTTCGTCCCGGGCCGCCGCCCGACCGGAGGAGAAACCGGTCGCCGCCCCCCTGTGGGGCGTGTCCGCCACCTTCTCGAGCCAGGGCGACCTCGCCGCCGCCCTCCAGGCGCTCTCGGGCATCAGCTCGGATCATGTCCATCTCGATGGCCATGGGCCGGTGCCGATGCCCCGAACCCTGCGGGCGCTGGGCCACGAAGGCCGCTCGATCCTGCCCTACGCGCTGGCTGGAGCGCTGCTCGGCGGCGCAGGCTTCTTCGCGATGTGCGTGTACGCCACGGCCTACGACTACGTGTTCCTGATCGGCGGCCGCCCGCGCCTCTCCTGGCCCTCGTTCGTGGTGCCGAGCATCTCCTTCGCGATGATGGCGGGCTGCGTAGCGATCCACCTCGCGCTGCTGGTGCTCAATCGCCTGCCGCGGCTGAACCATCCGGCCTTCAATATTCCGGGCTTCCTGCGCGCCTCCGAAGACCGATTCTTCCTCTCGGCGGAGGCGCGCGGCGACCGGTTCGACGCGGCCCGGATCGAGCGGCGGCTCGCCAGCCTGCCGGCCGAGGCCGGACGTCCCCTTGAGATCCGGCGGATCCCGCGATGA
- a CDS encoding cytochrome c oxidase subunit 3 gives MSAPLADGVGVARAHHFESVTQQRQAATLGIWAWLITELLLFSALFLVALITRILHPEATVAAAKHLKFWIGATNTVVLICSSLTMSMAIEFSRMGWQRAMVRAMLATAALGSLFLVLKGYEYYADWAEHMMPFLSDRPFALAETPAARLFVNLYYVATLLHALHLFTGIALLLGMTWLAAKAGFLSRHQNWIEVYGLYWHFIDLVWILAFPILYVVNR, from the coding sequence ATGAGTGCGCCGCTCGCCGACGGCGTCGGGGTCGCCCGCGCCCATCATTTCGAGAGCGTGACCCAGCAGCGCCAAGCCGCGACGCTCGGCATCTGGGCGTGGCTGATCACCGAGCTGCTGTTGTTCTCGGCCCTGTTCCTGGTGGCACTGATCACCCGGATCCTGCACCCCGAGGCGACGGTCGCGGCGGCCAAGCACCTCAAGTTCTGGATCGGCGCCACCAACACCGTGGTGCTGATCTGCTCCAGCCTGACCATGTCGATGGCGATCGAATTCTCGCGGATGGGCTGGCAGCGCGCCATGGTCCGGGCGATGCTGGCGACGGCGGCACTGGGCAGCCTGTTCCTCGTGCTCAAGGGCTACGAGTACTATGCCGACTGGGCCGAGCACATGATGCCGTTCCTCAGCGACCGGCCCTTCGCGCTGGCCGAGACGCCGGCCGCGCGGCTGTTCGTCAACCTCTATTACGTCGCCACGCTGCTCCACGCGCTGCACCTGTTCACCGGCATCGCGCTCCTGCTCGGCATGACCTGGCTGGCCGCGAAGGCCGGGTTCCTGTCGCGGCACCAGAACTGGATCGAGGTCTACGGCCTGTACTGGCACTTCATCGACCTCGTCTGGATCCTGGCCTTCCCGATCCTCTACGTGGTGAACCGGTAG
- a CDS encoding cytochrome c oxidase subunit I — translation MSASGSIGGTARREPHAPESTIGRKADYLHAESTLRSWFLATDHKRIAILYLVSITGFFVIGALAAGVVRLALVVPNGAIMTNDTYNKAFTIHGVVMVWFFLIPSIPATFGNFLIPLMIGAKDLAFPKLNLTSWYVFMAGALFTLVSVVLGGVDTGWTFYAPLSTAFSNTWVLPALIGVTIVGFSSILTGLNFVVTIHTMRAPGMTWFKLPIFVWAHYATSLIFLLATPVITTALILLIAERAFHIGVFDPAYGGDPVLFQHLFWFYSHPAVYIMVLPGMGVISEIVPAFAQKKLFGYRFVAYASIGLASVTFFVWGHHMFVNGQSDLASLVFSALSFAVAVPSAVKVYNWTATIHKGSLRLDTPMLYAMGYIGLFVLGGLTGLYLATLAINQHIHATYFVVAHFHYIMVGGTVLAFLGGLHFWWPKFTGRMYSEPWGRVSALLIFLGFNVTFFPQFILGYLGMPRRYATYPAEFQLLNVLSSAGATILAAGYLFPMLYLVYSLWFGRKAPANPWNAKGLEWETSSPPPTHNFLTPPEVPRIPYDYPIQAQESRDQHG, via the coding sequence ATGAGCGCATCGGGCAGCATCGGCGGCACCGCCCGCCGGGAACCCCACGCCCCGGAATCGACGATCGGGCGCAAGGCGGACTACCTGCACGCGGAATCGACCCTGCGCTCGTGGTTCCTCGCCACCGACCACAAGCGCATCGCAATCCTCTACCTCGTCTCGATCACCGGATTCTTCGTCATCGGGGCCCTGGCGGCCGGCGTGGTGCGCCTCGCGCTCGTGGTGCCGAACGGCGCGATCATGACAAACGACACCTACAACAAGGCCTTCACCATCCACGGCGTGGTGATGGTGTGGTTCTTCCTGATCCCGTCGATCCCCGCGACCTTCGGCAACTTCCTGATCCCACTGATGATCGGAGCCAAGGACCTCGCCTTCCCGAAGCTCAACCTGACGAGCTGGTACGTGTTCATGGCGGGCGCCCTGTTCACCCTGGTCTCAGTCGTGCTCGGCGGCGTCGACACCGGCTGGACCTTCTACGCGCCGCTCTCGACGGCCTTCTCGAACACCTGGGTCCTGCCGGCGCTGATCGGGGTGACCATCGTGGGCTTCTCGTCGATCCTGACGGGGCTCAACTTCGTGGTCACGATCCACACCATGCGGGCGCCCGGCATGACGTGGTTCAAGCTCCCCATCTTCGTCTGGGCGCACTACGCCACGAGCCTGATTTTTCTGCTCGCCACACCCGTCATCACGACCGCGCTGATCCTGCTGATCGCAGAGCGCGCCTTCCATATCGGCGTGTTCGACCCGGCCTATGGCGGCGACCCGGTGCTGTTCCAGCACCTGTTCTGGTTCTACTCGCACCCGGCCGTGTACATCATGGTCCTGCCCGGCATGGGAGTGATCTCCGAGATCGTCCCGGCCTTCGCGCAGAAGAAGCTGTTCGGCTACCGCTTCGTCGCCTACGCGTCGATCGGGCTCGCCTCGGTGACCTTCTTCGTCTGGGGCCACCACATGTTCGTCAACGGCCAGAGCGACCTGGCCTCGCTGGTGTTCTCCGCCCTGTCCTTCGCGGTGGCGGTGCCCTCGGCCGTGAAGGTCTACAATTGGACCGCCACGATCCATAAGGGCAGCCTGCGCCTCGACACGCCGATGCTCTACGCGATGGGCTATATCGGCCTGTTCGTCCTCGGCGGGCTCACCGGCCTCTACCTCGCGACGCTCGCCATCAACCAGCACATCCACGCGACCTACTTCGTGGTCGCGCATTTCCACTACATCATGGTCGGCGGTACCGTGCTGGCGTTCCTCGGCGGCCTGCACTTCTGGTGGCCCAAATTCACCGGCCGGATGTACAGCGAGCCCTGGGGCCGGGTCTCGGCGCTGCTGATCTTCCTCGGCTTCAACGTGACCTTCTTCCCGCAGTTCATCCTGGGCTATCTCGGGATGCCGCGACGCTACGCGACCTACCCGGCCGAGTTCCAGCTCCTCAACGTGCTCTCGTCCGCCGGCGCCACGATCCTGGCGGCCGGCTACCTCTTCCCGATGCTGTACCTCGTCTATTCCCTGTGGTTCGGGCGAAAGGCCCCCGCCAACCCGTGGAACGCCAAGGGGCTCGAGTGGGAGACCTCGTCGCCGCCTCCAACCCACAACTTCCTCACGCCGCCGGAGGTGCCGCGCATCCCCTACGACTACCCGATCCAGGCCCAGGAATCCCGGGACCAGCACGGATGA